A genomic segment from Propioniciclava sp. MC1595 encodes:
- a CDS encoding FadR/GntR family transcriptional regulator encodes MRTEGGQSIRPTAGRHGALLDDLGRSICSLKIPEGTVLSIDDLSDVHGVSRSVVREAIRVLASMGLVASKRGVGTTTQPLASWNLFDPQVIQWRLSSPDRLQQLRELAELRIGFEPEAAALAALHVDQDAIGRLMGLGAQLWSAAHSGDTEEFLRRDIAFHSTILEATGNPMYRQYAPVVRALLLGRAEHGLAAIQPTDLAVDRHMTLLRAIQTGDPDRARKESRTLIVDSLQESREMWQGTGEATHT; translated from the coding sequence ATGCGGACCGAGGGGGGCCAGTCGATCCGGCCGACGGCCGGCCGCCACGGCGCCCTCCTCGACGACCTGGGCAGGTCGATCTGCTCGCTAAAGATCCCCGAGGGGACCGTCCTGTCGATCGACGACCTCTCCGACGTGCACGGGGTGTCCCGCTCGGTGGTGCGCGAAGCGATACGCGTGCTGGCGTCGATGGGACTGGTTGCCTCCAAGCGTGGTGTCGGCACGACCACCCAGCCCCTGGCGTCCTGGAACCTGTTCGACCCCCAAGTCATCCAGTGGCGGCTCAGCTCCCCCGACCGGCTCCAGCAACTGCGCGAGCTGGCCGAACTCCGCATCGGTTTCGAGCCCGAGGCGGCCGCGCTGGCCGCCCTTCACGTGGACCAGGACGCCATCGGACGCCTCATGGGCCTCGGTGCCCAGTTGTGGTCGGCCGCCCACAGCGGCGACACCGAGGAGTTCCTCCGCCGGGACATTGCCTTCCACTCCACGATCCTGGAGGCGACTGGCAACCCGATGTACCGGCAGTACGCCCCCGTCGTGCGCGCCCTACTGCTCGGGCGCGCCGAGCACGGCCTGGCCGCCATCCAGCCCACCGACTTGGCGGTGGACCGGCACATGACGCTGCTGCGCGCCATCCAGACCGGCGACCCCGACAGGGCGCGCAAGGAGTCGCGCACCCTGATCGTGGACTCGCTCCAGGAGTCGCGGGAAATGTGGCAGGGCACCGGCGAGGCGACCCACACCTGA
- a CDS encoding ABC transporter substrate-binding protein has product MSMLSRRSLLMGTGAIALVAATGCSGGGPAAQAPSTTLRVTLANHVWTENVKKAIPEFEKATGLKVELTQLAEDQLSDQYNVKLNAGTSEIDVMMYRPLQEGRLFAQNKYLADLSARAKGAADWALADFQASPMSATTYQDKIVGIPIITEREVLYYRKDLLTKLGIEVPKTLEELEAAAKKIKESEGIAGFVARTGKTAAVTQFSSFLFSMGGDFVDAAGKAAVNSAEAKSAYELYGRLIREYGPANVSTDMSWPEAMAVFTQGQAAFYTEADSLYKNATDPAKSKVSDTVGFAQFPAGPAGSKPYNIPSWALGVNEASTNQENAWKFVEWATGKEQVLAQQKSGIPGARTSVWESADGTGSYPDDLAKAITDSAKVGVDHDRPVVAQVVKAREAVGQPIVDSITGGDVAASVEKAQTAFQSVLDAEKK; this is encoded by the coding sequence ATGTCCATGCTGAGCCGTCGATCCCTGTTGATGGGGACGGGTGCGATCGCGCTCGTCGCCGCGACCGGGTGCAGCGGAGGGGGTCCGGCCGCGCAGGCGCCGTCGACGACCCTGCGCGTCACGCTCGCCAACCACGTCTGGACCGAGAACGTGAAGAAGGCGATCCCCGAGTTCGAGAAGGCGACAGGCCTCAAGGTCGAACTCACCCAGCTGGCCGAGGACCAGCTGTCCGACCAGTACAACGTGAAGCTGAACGCGGGTACGTCCGAGATCGACGTCATGATGTACCGCCCGCTGCAGGAGGGTCGCCTGTTCGCGCAGAACAAGTACCTGGCCGATCTCAGCGCCAGGGCCAAGGGTGCCGCAGATTGGGCGCTGGCCGACTTCCAGGCCAGCCCGATGTCGGCGACGACCTACCAGGACAAGATCGTCGGCATCCCGATCATCACCGAGCGCGAGGTCCTCTACTACCGCAAGGACCTCCTTACCAAGCTCGGTATCGAGGTGCCCAAGACCTTGGAAGAGCTCGAGGCTGCAGCCAAGAAGATCAAGGAGTCCGAGGGCATCGCAGGCTTCGTGGCCCGCACCGGCAAGACCGCGGCCGTCACCCAGTTCTCGTCCTTCCTGTTCTCGATGGGCGGCGACTTCGTCGACGCGGCGGGCAAGGCAGCCGTCAACTCCGCCGAGGCAAAGTCGGCCTACGAGCTCTACGGACGCCTCATCCGGGAATACGGGCCAGCCAACGTTTCCACCGACATGAGCTGGCCCGAGGCCATGGCCGTGTTCACGCAGGGCCAGGCGGCCTTCTACACCGAGGCCGACTCCCTGTACAAGAACGCGACCGACCCGGCGAAGTCCAAGGTTTCCGACACGGTCGGCTTCGCGCAATTCCCGGCCGGTCCGGCCGGCTCCAAGCCCTACAACATCCCCTCGTGGGCGCTGGGCGTGAACGAAGCGTCGACCAACCAGGAGAACGCCTGGAAGTTCGTCGAGTGGGCCACCGGCAAGGAGCAGGTTCTCGCGCAGCAGAAGTCCGGCATCCCGGGCGCCCGCACGTCGGTGTGGGAGAGCGCTGACGGTACCGGCAGCTACCCCGACGACCTCGCCAAGGCCATCACCGATTCGGCCAAGGTCGGCGTCGACCACGACCGTCCGGTCGTCGCCCAGGTCGTCAAGGCCCGCGAGGCCGTCGGCCAGCCGATCGTCGACTCGATCACGGGCGGCGACGTCGCGGCCTCCGTCGAGAAGGCGCAGACCGCGTTCCAGAGCGTCCTCGACGCCGAGAAGAAGTAG
- a CDS encoding carbohydrate ABC transporter permease, producing the protein MPATTTGPRPQSAFSRWANRHRRWLFAGPAMLFIAALIIFPIIWTAWLSLTDASGSVRAEASFIGLENYAKVLTDTQRFWPAVGRTALFTGVVLFFEMLFGLCIALLLWRPFKGEKWVRVAILLPLVATPVAVGMMWRLIFDPNIGPINKIIGVFGIPPQPWLAGEATALPTTMFMDIWQWTPMVALILLAGLTSLSDEPFEAARVDGASAWQTFRYITAPMLRTTIIVALMLRGIDALKTFDILLAAKGKGGGSFNEVETLNLYGYGLSFDYNEYGASSTVLILFFAIIVGSIFVLTRKREEAAQ; encoded by the coding sequence GTGCCCGCCACGACCACAGGCCCGCGACCGCAGTCGGCGTTCTCGCGCTGGGCCAACCGCCACCGCCGCTGGCTGTTCGCCGGCCCGGCGATGCTGTTCATCGCCGCCCTGATCATCTTCCCCATCATCTGGACGGCCTGGCTCAGCCTGACCGACGCCTCGGGCTCAGTTCGGGCCGAGGCGTCCTTCATTGGCTTGGAGAACTACGCCAAGGTGCTCACCGACACACAGCGCTTCTGGCCCGCCGTCGGCCGCACCGCCCTGTTCACCGGCGTGGTCCTGTTCTTCGAGATGCTGTTCGGGCTGTGCATCGCCCTGCTGTTGTGGCGTCCGTTCAAGGGTGAGAAGTGGGTCCGCGTCGCGATCCTGCTCCCGCTGGTCGCCACCCCCGTTGCCGTCGGCATGATGTGGCGGCTGATCTTCGACCCCAACATCGGGCCGATCAACAAGATCATCGGCGTGTTCGGCATCCCGCCCCAGCCCTGGTTGGCCGGCGAGGCGACCGCCTTGCCGACCACCATGTTTATGGACATCTGGCAGTGGACGCCCATGGTCGCCCTGATCCTGCTGGCCGGACTGACCTCGCTGTCGGACGAACCGTTCGAGGCCGCCCGTGTCGACGGGGCCAGTGCCTGGCAGACTTTCCGCTACATCACCGCGCCGATGCTCCGCACGACGATCATCGTCGCGCTGATGCTGCGCGGCATCGACGCGCTGAAGACCTTCGACATCCTGCTCGCAGCCAAGGGCAAGGGCGGCGGTTCGTTCAACGAGGTCGAGACGCTGAATCTCTACGGCTACGGCCTGAGCTTCGACTACAACGAGTACGGGGCCAGCTCGACCGTGCTCATCCTGTTCTTCGCCATCATCGTGGGAAGCATCTTCGTGCTCACCCGCAAGCGTGAGGAGGCTGCGCAATGA
- a CDS encoding carbohydrate ABC transporter permease, with amino-acid sequence MITSPGYKVFRFAALTLIVLVLVLPIVWMVLAALKTNVDIYDASKTLIFTPTFENFDKVFAQGNFGQYIINSGVIAIAATGLSLVLGVPAAFAMSRFVMNKSALVVLMARVIPGVSLLVPWYYLFSQMRLVGSYWVLILSHMFVSLPLIVYIMMGFFDGLPVELEESGEVDGLTPIGSFWHLMLPLSTPGMATAGILSFIFSWNNFMFALVLSSASTKTLPVAIYDFIGYAAIDWGALMAASTVVTVPIMVIALFTQKYIVSGLTAGATKG; translated from the coding sequence ATGATCACCAGCCCCGGCTACAAGGTCTTCCGATTTGCGGCACTGACGCTCATCGTGCTCGTGCTCGTGCTCCCCATCGTCTGGATGGTGCTGGCCGCCCTCAAGACCAACGTCGACATCTACGACGCCAGCAAGACGCTCATCTTCACACCGACGTTCGAGAACTTCGACAAGGTGTTCGCCCAGGGCAACTTCGGGCAGTACATCATCAACTCCGGCGTCATCGCCATTGCCGCCACCGGGCTGTCGCTGGTGCTCGGCGTCCCGGCGGCGTTCGCGATGTCGCGGTTCGTGATGAACAAGTCGGCGCTCGTGGTGCTGATGGCCCGCGTCATCCCCGGCGTCTCGCTGCTGGTCCCCTGGTACTACCTGTTCAGCCAGATGCGGCTGGTCGGCAGCTACTGGGTGCTGATCCTGTCGCACATGTTCGTGTCGCTGCCGCTGATCGTCTACATCATGATGGGCTTCTTCGACGGGCTCCCCGTCGAACTGGAGGAGTCCGGCGAGGTCGACGGCCTGACTCCCATCGGGTCGTTCTGGCACCTCATGCTGCCGCTGTCGACGCCTGGCATGGCGACGGCCGGGATCCTGTCGTTCATCTTCAGCTGGAACAACTTCATGTTCGCCCTCGTACTGTCGAGCGCGAGCACGAAGACCCTCCCGGTGGCGATCTACGACTTCATCGGCTACGCGGCCATCGATTGGGGCGCCCTGATGGCAGCCTCCACGGTGGTGACCGTGCCGATCATGGTCATCGCGCTGTTCACGCAGAAGTACATCGTGTCCGGGCTCACCGCCGGCGCGACCAAGGGGTGA
- the dgoD gene encoding galactonate dehydratase, whose translation METIARVETFLVAPRWLFVRIETSGGLVGWGEASCEGRSETVRTAVHQLAELIVGQDPFRIEDHWQVMAKGSFYRHGIILGSAVAGIDQALWDLLGKSLGVPVHVLLGGPVRDRIRVYAWVGGDEPDEVADQVSAQVEAGMTAVKMNASGRMAPVATRAALAGVERRVAAAREVLGDDRDVAVDLHGRFTLADARRVAPIIEPYHPFFIEEPLVPENSHLIGQVVQSTTVPISTGERLYNRQEFLPVLQAGVAVVQPDLSHAGGISEVRRIASLAETFDAHLAPHCPLGPLALASSLQVGFAAPNHLIQEQSIGIHYNEGAEVLDYVADTAPLAFVDGHVERLMGPGLGVDIDEDAVRAADKRGHAWRNPVWRHTDGSFAEW comes from the coding sequence ATGGAGACCATCGCCAGGGTCGAGACCTTCCTGGTCGCGCCCCGCTGGCTGTTCGTCCGCATCGAGACCTCCGGGGGGCTCGTCGGGTGGGGTGAGGCGTCCTGTGAGGGGCGTTCAGAGACCGTGCGCACGGCGGTGCACCAGCTCGCCGAGCTGATCGTGGGCCAGGACCCGTTCCGCATCGAGGACCACTGGCAGGTGATGGCCAAGGGGTCCTTCTACCGCCACGGGATCATCCTGGGCTCGGCCGTCGCCGGCATCGACCAGGCACTGTGGGACCTGCTGGGCAAGTCGCTGGGCGTCCCCGTGCACGTGCTGCTGGGCGGGCCGGTGCGCGACCGGATCCGCGTGTACGCGTGGGTGGGCGGTGACGAGCCCGACGAGGTCGCCGACCAGGTGTCCGCGCAGGTGGAGGCCGGTATGACGGCGGTGAAGATGAACGCGTCGGGGCGCATGGCCCCCGTTGCGACCCGCGCCGCCCTGGCCGGGGTCGAACGCCGGGTCGCGGCCGCGCGCGAGGTGCTGGGTGACGACCGCGACGTGGCCGTCGACCTGCACGGCCGGTTCACGCTCGCCGACGCGCGACGGGTCGCGCCCATCATCGAGCCCTACCACCCGTTCTTCATCGAGGAACCGCTCGTGCCCGAGAACAGCCACCTCATCGGGCAGGTGGTGCAGAGCACGACCGTGCCCATCTCGACCGGGGAGCGGCTCTACAACCGCCAGGAGTTCCTGCCGGTCCTCCAGGCCGGGGTCGCAGTGGTGCAGCCCGACCTGTCGCACGCGGGCGGCATCTCCGAGGTGCGGCGCATCGCGTCGCTGGCCGAGACGTTCGACGCTCATCTCGCCCCGCACTGCCCGCTGGGGCCCCTTGCGCTGGCGTCCAGCCTGCAGGTGGGCTTCGCGGCCCCCAACCACCTCATCCAGGAGCAGAGCATCGGCATCCACTACAACGAGGGTGCCGAGGTGCTCGACTACGTCGCCGACACCGCGCCGCTGGCGTTCGTCGACGGTCACGTCGAACGCCTGATGGGTCCAGGCCTGGGCGTCGACATCGACGAGGACGCCGTGCGGGCGGCCGACAAACGCGGACACGCGTGGCGCAACCCGGTCTGGCGGCACACCGACGGCTCGTTCGCAGAATGGTGA
- a CDS encoding bifunctional 4-hydroxy-2-oxoglutarate aldolase/2-dehydro-3-deoxy-phosphogluconate aldolase, with translation MLKMDLLSLLRAHRVVGIIRGSSPEAAVAAGEVLVGAGVPLIEVSLVTPGALEAITALAQVPGCLIGAGTVITEFDAEAAVEAGARFLVTPALTPGIAAGSSLGVPVLGGAQTATEALDALALGATAVKLFPASVGGPGYLKALRDPFPQVPFVPVGGVDLDRAREYLRVGAVAVGVGGPLVGNAAGGGSLDALAERAAAFAGLAAEFA, from the coding sequence ATGCTGAAGATGGATCTGTTGTCGTTGCTGCGCGCCCATCGGGTCGTCGGCATCATCCGAGGCTCGTCGCCTGAGGCGGCCGTTGCGGCGGGTGAGGTGCTGGTGGGGGCGGGCGTCCCCTTGATCGAGGTGTCGCTGGTCACGCCGGGGGCGCTGGAGGCGATCACCGCGCTCGCGCAGGTGCCCGGCTGCCTGATCGGGGCCGGGACCGTGATCACCGAGTTCGATGCCGAGGCGGCCGTCGAGGCGGGGGCAAGGTTCCTTGTGACGCCCGCGCTGACGCCCGGCATCGCCGCGGGCTCGAGCCTGGGCGTCCCGGTGCTCGGTGGTGCCCAGACGGCCACCGAAGCCCTCGACGCCCTGGCGTTGGGGGCCACCGCGGTCAAGCTGTTCCCGGCTTCGGTCGGCGGCCCGGGTTACCTCAAGGCCCTGCGCGACCCCTTCCCGCAGGTGCCGTTCGTGCCCGTCGGTGGGGTGGATCTCGACCGCGCCCGCGAGTACCTCCGCGTCGGAGCGGTGGCGGTCGGCGTCGGCGGTCCTCTGGTCGGGAATGCCGCAGGCGGCGGGTCGCTCGACGCCCTCGCCGAGCGGGCGGCCGCGTTCGCCGGGCTCGCCGCGGAGTTCGCGTGA
- a CDS encoding sugar kinase translates to MTDLLTVGEALVSFRTPRIAAGWTPSAHVAGAESNVAIGLARWGHSARWVGRVSADSLGDWVLATLAGEGVDTSFAVRDAAPAGVMVLESPADHARRVTYVRTGSAGSRLAAGDVLAALPGCRRVHLTGVTMALSDSAGEACLALARAAHAEGVPVSLDVNHRPALWSEDAARAALVPLMPYVSVLIASEEELPLVEASAAAAVDELVVKRGERGASVFWAGREAHMPARKIEVVDVIGAGDALCAGYLSGRLDGLDPGAALARGVDVAAACVGSAGDWEGLPHRHVD, encoded by the coding sequence GTGACCGACCTGCTGACCGTGGGCGAGGCGCTGGTCTCCTTCCGGACGCCGCGCATCGCGGCCGGCTGGACGCCCTCGGCCCACGTCGCCGGAGCCGAGTCGAATGTGGCGATCGGGCTCGCCCGGTGGGGGCACAGTGCTCGCTGGGTGGGTCGGGTCAGCGCCGATTCCCTGGGGGACTGGGTGCTCGCCACTCTGGCGGGTGAAGGGGTCGACACCTCCTTCGCCGTCCGGGACGCCGCCCCGGCCGGGGTGATGGTGCTCGAGTCGCCGGCCGACCATGCCCGCCGGGTCACCTATGTCCGGACTGGCTCGGCCGGATCCCGGTTGGCCGCGGGCGACGTGCTGGCCGCGCTGCCGGGGTGCCGACGCGTCCACCTCACGGGCGTGACGATGGCACTGTCGGATTCGGCGGGCGAGGCGTGCCTGGCCTTGGCCCGTGCCGCCCACGCCGAGGGCGTCCCGGTGTCGTTGGACGTCAACCACCGCCCCGCCCTGTGGTCGGAGGACGCGGCGCGAGCCGCCCTCGTGCCACTGATGCCGTACGTGTCGGTGCTCATCGCCTCGGAGGAGGAACTGCCGCTCGTCGAGGCGTCCGCGGCCGCGGCGGTGGACGAACTGGTGGTGAAGCGGGGCGAGCGGGGGGCGTCAGTGTTCTGGGCGGGACGCGAGGCGCACATGCCCGCGCGCAAGATCGAGGTGGTCGACGTGATCGGTGCCGGCGACGCCCTGTGCGCCGGCTACCTGTCCGGACGCTTGGACGGGCTCGACCCCGGAGCCGCGCTGGCGCGGGGCGTTGATGTCGCCGCGGCGTGCGTGGGGAGTGCGGGGGACTGGGAGGGTCTGCCCCACCGACACGTGGATTAG
- the clpB gene encoding ATP-dependent chaperone ClpB, giving the protein MDTAKLTTKSRDAVSAALRNALTAGSPNAEPSHLLHALLMVPDNTVGALLSAVGADPAAIDAAAVAAIKKLPSSTGSSVQQPQLSGSFARVLADAETRAEQMGDDFVATEHLLIALASVASDAQPILAKVTTPEQLTEAFNAARGGKRVTSAESEGGESALEKYSVDLTERAREGKLDPVIGRDSEIRRVVQVLSRRTKNNPVLIGEPGVGKTAVVEGLAQRVVAGDVPDSLKGRRVVSLDLASMVAGAKYRGEFEERLKAVLNEIKESEGQVVTFIDELHTVVGAGASGEGAMDAGNMLKPMLARGELRMIGATTLDEYRERIEKDPALERRFQQVFVGEPSVEDTIAILRGLRERYEAHHKVRITDGALVAAAQLSNRYITSRQLPDKAIDLIDEAASRLRMEIDSSPEEIDQLRRTIDRMTMEQFALDKEQDAASTERRERLASELADAQETLRGLEARWESEKQGLNRVGDIKTEIDHLRAEAERAQREGDLTTASEILYGRIPGLEAELEKASEEDASRVPMVAEEVSANDIAEVVSAWTGIPVGKMLQGDAEKLLSMESHLGERLIGQREAVRAVSDAVRRSRAGISDPNRPTGSFLFLGPTGVGKTELAKSLADFLFDDERAMVRIDMSEYGEKHTVSRLVGAPPGYVGYEEGGQLTEAVRRRPYSVVLLDEVEKAHPDVFNILLQVLDDGRLTDGQGRTVDFRNVILIMTSNLGSQFLADPNLQPETKHEAVMGVVRQAFKPEFLNRLDDVVMFDPLSQDDLTHIVGIQLARVAARLSDRRITLEVTDAGKAWLAATGFDPVYGARPLKRLIQTTIEDALARRMLAGELHDGQTVTFDVDADGSGLVVRD; this is encoded by the coding sequence ATGGACACTGCGAAACTCACCACGAAGAGCCGAGACGCCGTCAGCGCCGCCCTGCGCAACGCTCTGACCGCCGGCAGCCCGAACGCCGAGCCGAGCCACCTGCTGCACGCGCTGCTGATGGTGCCCGACAACACCGTCGGGGCGCTGCTGTCGGCCGTCGGCGCAGACCCGGCCGCCATCGACGCGGCTGCGGTGGCGGCGATCAAGAAGCTGCCCTCCTCGACCGGGTCGAGCGTGCAGCAGCCCCAGCTGTCGGGTTCGTTCGCCCGCGTGCTCGCCGACGCCGAGACCCGCGCCGAGCAGATGGGCGACGACTTCGTCGCGACCGAGCACCTGCTCATCGCGCTGGCGTCCGTCGCCTCGGACGCCCAGCCGATCCTGGCGAAGGTCACCACGCCCGAGCAGCTCACCGAGGCGTTCAACGCCGCCCGCGGCGGCAAGCGGGTCACCTCGGCCGAGTCCGAGGGCGGCGAGTCGGCCCTGGAGAAGTACTCGGTCGACCTCACCGAGCGCGCCCGCGAGGGCAAGCTCGACCCGGTGATCGGTCGCGACTCCGAGATCCGCCGCGTCGTGCAGGTGCTGAGCCGCCGCACGAAGAACAACCCCGTCCTCATCGGCGAGCCCGGCGTCGGCAAGACCGCCGTCGTCGAGGGCCTCGCCCAGCGCGTGGTCGCCGGCGACGTGCCCGACTCGCTCAAGGGCCGCCGGGTCGTCTCGCTCGACCTGGCCAGCATGGTCGCGGGCGCCAAGTACCGCGGCGAGTTCGAGGAGCGGCTCAAGGCCGTCCTCAACGAGATCAAGGAGTCCGAGGGCCAGGTCGTCACGTTCATCGACGAGCTGCACACCGTCGTCGGCGCGGGTGCGTCCGGCGAGGGCGCCATGGATGCCGGCAACATGCTCAAGCCCATGCTCGCCCGCGGCGAGCTGCGCATGATCGGTGCCACCACCCTGGACGAGTACCGCGAGCGCATCGAGAAGGACCCGGCGCTGGAGCGCCGCTTCCAGCAGGTGTTCGTGGGGGAGCCGTCGGTGGAGGACACCATCGCCATCCTGCGCGGCCTGCGCGAGCGCTACGAGGCACACCACAAGGTGCGCATCACCGACGGCGCCCTGGTCGCCGCCGCCCAGCTCTCGAACCGCTACATCACCAGCCGCCAGCTGCCCGACAAGGCGATCGACCTGATCGACGAGGCCGCCTCGCGCCTGCGGATGGAGATCGACTCCAGCCCGGAGGAGATCGACCAGCTGCGCCGCACCATCGACCGCATGACGATGGAGCAGTTCGCGCTCGACAAGGAGCAGGACGCCGCGAGCACCGAGCGGCGCGAGCGGCTGGCGTCCGAGCTGGCCGACGCGCAGGAGACGCTACGCGGTCTGGAAGCTCGCTGGGAGTCGGAGAAGCAGGGCCTCAACCGGGTCGGCGACATCAAGACCGAGATCGACCACCTGCGCGCCGAGGCCGAGCGGGCCCAGCGCGAGGGCGACCTGACCACGGCGTCCGAGATCCTCTACGGCCGCATCCCCGGCCTGGAGGCCGAGCTGGAGAAGGCGTCCGAGGAGGACGCCAGCCGCGTGCCGATGGTGGCCGAAGAGGTCTCGGCCAACGACATCGCCGAGGTGGTGTCGGCGTGGACCGGCATCCCCGTCGGCAAGATGCTGCAGGGCGACGCCGAGAAGCTGCTGTCGATGGAGTCCCACCTCGGTGAGCGCCTCATCGGGCAGCGCGAGGCCGTGCGGGCCGTCTCGGACGCCGTGCGCCGCTCGCGGGCCGGCATCTCCGACCCGAACCGCCCGACCGGTTCGTTCCTGTTCCTGGGCCCCACGGGCGTGGGCAAGACCGAGCTGGCCAAGTCGCTGGCGGACTTCCTGTTCGACGACGAGCGCGCCATGGTGCGCATCGACATGAGCGAGTACGGCGAGAAGCACACCGTCTCGCGTCTCGTCGGTGCCCCTCCGGGCTACGTCGGCTACGAGGAGGGCGGCCAGCTCACCGAGGCCGTGCGCCGGCGTCCGTACTCGGTGGTGCTGCTCGACGAGGTCGAGAAGGCGCACCCGGACGTGTTCAACATCCTGCTCCAGGTGCTCGACGACGGGCGCCTGACCGACGGGCAGGGCCGCACGGTCGACTTCCGCAACGTGATCCTGATCATGACCTCGAACCTCGGCTCGCAGTTCCTCGCGGACCCGAACCTGCAGCCCGAGACCAAGCACGAGGCCGTGATGGGCGTGGTGCGCCAGGCCTTCAAGCCGGAGTTCCTGAACCGGCTCGACGACGTGGTCATGTTCGACCCGCTGAGCCAGGACGACCTGACGCACATCGTGGGCATCCAGCTCGCGCGCGTCGCGGCCAGGCTCTCCGACCGCCGGATCACCCTCGAGGTCACCGACGCGGGCAAGGCGTGGCTCGCCGCGACCGGCTTCGACCCGGTCTACGGCGCGCGCCCGCTCAAGCGGCTCATCCAGACGACCATCGAGGACGCCCTCGCCCGCCGCATGCTGGCCGGGGAGCTCCACGACGGCCAGACGGTGACGTTCGACGTGGACGCCGACGGCTCGGGCCTGGTCGTGCGCGACTGA
- a CDS encoding DUF559 domain-containing protein: MHPQLAHELDRAHGLLDRRKHPGLRHQVDHAVRQGLLVRVLPNIYARPDHADSLETRARAVCLSDPDAVVTGRAAAEIGGWTDLGRPTALDVATPRVHDAWRGVRLERRRVPRGLVRTVDGVRITTFPLTALDLALREGPARLDDALRRGIELDRIREALTATPRRRGYAGLRRELDLVRDRPWSRLECAAHELLRGASITGWRANRAILAGPGERVGYGDLVFEDLWLVVELDGSGYHSEDGDATRDKVRDLRLARLGWEVVRLGRVA, translated from the coding sequence ATGCACCCCCAGCTGGCTCACGAACTCGACCGCGCCCACGGCCTCCTCGATCGGCGCAAGCACCCGGGTCTGCGCCACCAGGTCGACCATGCCGTGCGGCAGGGGCTGTTGGTGCGGGTCCTGCCCAACATCTACGCCCGACCCGACCACGCCGACAGCCTGGAGACGCGGGCGCGGGCGGTATGCCTGTCCGACCCGGACGCCGTGGTCACCGGTCGCGCCGCCGCCGAGATCGGGGGCTGGACCGACCTAGGCCGCCCCACGGCGCTCGACGTCGCCACGCCGCGGGTGCACGACGCCTGGCGGGGCGTGCGCCTCGAACGGCGCCGGGTGCCGCGGGGTCTGGTCCGCACGGTCGACGGGGTGCGCATCACCACCTTCCCGCTGACGGCGCTCGACCTCGCACTGCGCGAGGGCCCGGCGCGGCTCGACGATGCGCTCCGGCGCGGGATCGAGCTGGACCGGATCCGGGAGGCCCTGACCGCGACCCCGCGGCGGCGAGGGTACGCCGGCCTGCGTCGCGAGCTCGACCTCGTGCGCGACCGGCCCTGGTCGCGGCTCGAGTGCGCCGCCCACGAGCTGTTGCGGGGCGCCTCGATCACGGGTTGGCGCGCCAACCGGGCCATCCTCGCCGGCCCGGGGGAGCGGGTCGGCTACGGCGACCTCGTGTTCGAGGACCTGTGGCTGGTCGTCGAGCTCGACGGGTCCGGGTATCACTCCGAGGATGGGGACGCCACGCGCGACAAGGTGCGTGACCTGCGCTTGGCGCGCCTGGGCTGGGAGGTGGTGCGCCTAGGGCGTGTCGCGTAA